The following coding sequences are from one Gossypium hirsutum isolate 1008001.06 chromosome A12, Gossypium_hirsutum_v2.1, whole genome shotgun sequence window:
- the LOC107929647 gene encoding mitochondrial phosphate carrier protein 1, mitochondrial translates to MKRAERSFREEFSPGYYGICTVGGMLSAGTTHLAVTPLDVLKVNMQVNPIKYSSISSGFSALWREQGPSSLWRGWSGKLFGYGVQGGCRFGLYEYFKELYSNVLADQDKTFIFFLSSASAQVFADVALCPFEAIKVRVQTQRTFAKGLADGFPKLYKTEGLAGFYKGLCPLWGRNLPFSMIMFSTFEHSVDFIYGSIIKQRKQDCSRAQQLGVTCLAGYAAGAVGTVVSNPADVVVSSLYNKKAENVLQAVRKIGFVNLFTRSLPVRITLVGPVITLQWFFYDTIKVLCGLPTSGGLNRQLQEANLSS, encoded by the exons atgaaaagggCGGAGAGGAGTTTCCGTGAGGAGTTTTCACCTGGGTATTATGGGATTTGTACTGTTGGAGGAATGCTTAGTGCTGGGACTACTCATCTTGCTGTTACACCTCTTGATGTCTTGAAAGTAAATATGCAG GTGAATCCAATCAAGTATAGCAGCATATCATCAGGATTCTCTGCCCTTTGGAGAGAGCAGGGGCCATCTTCTCTTTGGAGAGGTTGGTCTGGCAAGTTATTTGGATATGGTGTTCAAGGGGGCTGCAGATTTGGTCTTTATGAATACTTTAAGGAGCTTTATTCCAATGTTTTGGCTGATCAAGACAAGACTTTCATATTCTTTCTCAGCAGTGCATCTGCTCAAGTATTTGCTGATGTGGCTCTCTGTCCTTTCGAGGCCATTAAAGTTCGTGTTCAGACGCAGCGCACTTTCGCTAAGGGTTTGGCTGATGGATTTCCTAAACTTTATAAAACAGAAGGGCTTGCTGG CTTCTACAAGGGACTTTGCCCACTTTGGGGCCGCAATCTTCCAT TCTCGATGATAATGTTCTCAACCTTTGAGCATTCAGTGGACTTTATCTATGGAAGTATCATTAAACAGAGAAAACAAGATTGTTCCAGGGCTCAACAACTTGGTGTCACATGCTTAGCAGGGTATGCAGCTGGAGCAGTTGGTACTGTAGTCTCTAACCCAGCTGATGTCGTTGTTTCTTCTCTTTACAACAAAAAGGCTGAAAACGTGTTGCAG GCTGTTAGAAAGATCGGGTTTGTTAACCTTTTTACTAGAAGTCTTCCCGTACGCATCACACTTGTTGGACCTGTTATTACTCTGCAATGGTTTTTCTATGACACTATCAAAGTGCTTTGTGGACT GCCTACTAGCGGAGGACTCAATAGACAACTTCAAGAAGCCAATTTATCATCTTAA